The sequence CGGCAGCCGCGATCTGGGCCGCTGGCGGCAGCAGCCCCTCGAGGCCGGCCTGGCGCTGCCGCTGCTGCTGGCCTCGCTCTCGATTGCCGGGGCGCCCCTGCTGGTGGGCTACTGGACCAAGACCCAGCTCAGCGTGGCGATGGCGTCCCAGCTCTCACCCCTGCTGGAGCGCACCATGCTGGTGGCGATGGTGGGCACGGCGGCGGTCTATGCCCGGCTCTGCTGGCGGCCGATCCGCTGGCAGGGGCCCCTTCCTTCGCCCGGGGTGGCGGTGCTGGTGGTGTTGGTCGTGGCCCTGGGGTTGCTGCAGGGACCCCTCCCCTCCGCCGCAGGCGTCATCAAGGCTCTGGGGGTGATTGCGGCAGGTGCGGCCGTGCACGGCGGCCTGAGCCTGATGGCCCAGGCGCTGCGCCGACGCCGGCAGGCAGCCCTGGCGCCGGCCCCGGGGCTGGATCCGCCACCCCTGCCCCTGCCGCTGCCTGACATGGAGCGGCTCCAGGAGCTGCTCGGCGGCATCGCCGTGGTGGGTGCCGCCCTTGTGGCGGCCCTGATGCCGAGGGAGGCGCTATGGCCAGGCTGATCACCGTGGCCATGAGGCTGCTGATCTGGTGTCTGCTCAGCGGCGATCTGGGCACCACGAATGTGGCGATCGGCCTGGCCGTGGCCCTGGCCCTGCCCATGGCCCGGCGCAGCCGCCACGTGCCCCTGACCCAGCTGGTCAGCTCTCTGCTGGCCAGCCTGGTGGCGATCCCGGTGGCCTATGGAGAGGCGTTGAGCCTTCTGGTGCTGGGTTCACGGCTCAAGGGCCGGGTGGAACCCTCGCCGGTGCGATCCCGGGGCTCGGCCCTGCTCACCTTCCTGGAGGTGTTTCGCATCACCCTCACACCGCTCACCATCGCCCTGGGGGTGGAGCGCGACGGACGCTCCTACCGGGTGCACCGCATGGCACGGCCGGAGGCCAAGCCATGAGCTTGATCCTGTTGGGAATGGTGCTGGCCCTGCTGCTGCCGATCCTGGTGGCCTGCCGCTCCACCGATGTCTGGCATCGCCTCGCGGCCTTCGCGAGTGTGTCCACCAAGGTGGCGATCATGATGCTGGCGGTGTCTGTGGTGCGCGACGACTGGATGCTGGGCATCGTGGGCGTGATCGTGCTCAGCGTCGGTAATGCCGCCGTGATGCTGCTGGCCAACCTGCTGCGGGGGGTGGACCGATGAACCTCAGCCTGGTGAGCATGGTGCTGCTGCTCAGCGGCCTGGTGTTCTGGTTTTCCGGCACCTGGCCCCTGCTGGGCCGCTCCAGCTTCCTGCGCAAGCTCCACTACCTGGGCATCGCAGACACCCTCGGCTCCGCCCTGATGGTGGTGGGCCTGTTGTTGCGCTTCGTGCCGGAATGGCCCCTGCTGCTGCTGGCGCTGCTGTCGCTGGTGGTGTGGAACACGATCTTCGGCTACGTGTTAGCCAGTTGCTCCCAGCCGCTGCTGCCGCCCCCGGCCGAGGAGGCTGAGCGCCCCGCCGCAGAGCCCAGGCGCTCGGCAGGGGACCCGTCGTGAACGCATTGGACTTCACCCTCACCACGGATGCGGCCCTGCTGCTGCCGATCACGGCGCTGTTGCCGCTCACGGCGATCCTGCTGGTGGCCCAGTCGAACCCCTATCAGACCCTGGTGATGCGGGGCATTCTCGGGGCGGTGGCGGCCCTGATCTACGCCCTGCTCGGTGCCGCCGATGTGGCCCTCACCGAGGCCCTGGTGGGCACCCTGCTCTCCACCACCCTCTATGCCGTGGCCCTGCGCTCCTCGATGGTGCTGCGGCTGTCCCTGCCTGGCGGGGCGATGCCGCCCGAAGCGGTCAGCCAGCGCCTGCGGAGCTGGCTGGAGCCGCTGCACCTGCGCCTGGAGCTGGTGCCCCAGCCCCAGCCCGGCGAACCCGGCCTGCACGGCCGCCTGATCCGGGCCGAGGCCGAATCCGCCTACGCCCTGCTGCTACATCGCCCCCAGCTGCTCGATCACCTGGCCTCCCTGCCCGGGGCTGACGGCTGGCGGCAGGAGGGCCACCGGCTCGAGTTGATCCGGGCCGAGGGCCCCGTGCCGGCGCCGGCGTTGGCGGGCGGCTCTGGCGCGCCTGGTGAGGTGGCGCCATGAACTGGGTCTATGCCCTGGCGGCCGTGATGCTCTGCCTGGCGCCCCTGGCGCTGGCCATGCCGGAGCCGGCGCCG is a genomic window of Cyanobium sp. NS01 containing:
- a CDS encoding Na+/H+ antiporter subunit E: MRLLIWCLLSGDLGTTNVAIGLAVALALPMARRSRHVPLTQLVSSLLASLVAIPVAYGEALSLLVLGSRLKGRVEPSPVRSRGSALLTFLEVFRITLTPLTIALGVERDGRSYRVHRMARPEAKP
- a CDS encoding monovalent cation/H(+) antiporter subunit G — encoded protein: MNLSLVSMVLLLSGLVFWFSGTWPLLGRSSFLRKLHYLGIADTLGSALMVVGLLLRFVPEWPLLLLALLSLVVWNTIFGYVLASCSQPLLPPPAEEAERPAAEPRRSAGDPS
- a CDS encoding hydrogenase subunit MbhD domain-containing protein, with translation MNALDFTLTTDAALLLPITALLPLTAILLVAQSNPYQTLVMRGILGAVAALIYALLGAADVALTEALVGTLLSTTLYAVALRSSMVLRLSLPGGAMPPEAVSQRLRSWLEPLHLRLELVPQPQPGEPGLHGRLIRAEAESAYALLLHRPQLLDHLASLPGADGWRQEGHRLELIRAEGPVPAPALAGGSGAPGEVAP